TTTCATATTAAAAAGAGTTAGTAGTTACTCTAAAGGAATGCGACAAAAAGTAGGTATTGCTTTAGCAAGAGCAAAAGGGGCTAAAATTTTACTTTTAGACGAACCTACATCTGGTTTAGATCCTAAGGCTAGTAATGAATTTTCTCAACTTTTACTTGAAATGAAAGAACAAAAAGTTGCCACTTTAATGGCTACTCATGATCTTTTTCGTGCCAAAGACACAGGTACTCATATAGGAATTATGAAAGAAGGTGTTTTGGTTGATTTAATGGAGTCTGATCAAGTTTCTTTTCAAGATTTAGAAAAAAAATACTTAAAACATATGCATACATAGTCTAAAACACGCTAAAAAACATGGAGACTAACCAACATATTTATATAGAGAATTACATCTTACCAATAAAAAATAAAATTTAAATAAATGAAGAGTCAAATCTTTTTAATTGCTAAAAAAGAACTTAAAGGTGTAATCAGACAAAGTTCCTTAAAAATTTTGTTTACCATAATTATAATTCTATTGGGGTTTGCTGTATATGGAGGTCATATTGCCTATAAACATCAAATTACCATGGTAGAAACTGCTCAAGAAGAGAGAAGGGCTGAATGGTTAGATCAAGGAAATAAACATCCTCATATTGCCGCACACTATGGAACCTTTGTTTTTAAACAAAAAACACTTCTTAGTCTTTTCGATTTTGGTTTAGATACATACACAGGAACTTCTGTTTACTTAGAAGCTCACTATCCTCACGAATTCATGTTCAGACCTGTACAGGGATACGGAAATATGATTCGTTTTGGTGAATTAAGCGCTGCATTGGTACTTCAATTATTATTACCACTCCTTATTATATTTATAACTTTTCAAACTTTCACCAAAGAAAGGGAAACAGGAACTTTTAAGCTATTGGTTAGTCAAGGTGTTTCAATAAGAACTATTTATTTAGGTAAGGTTTTGGCTTACTTTATAATTATTTCAATAATAATAGTCCCGTTTTTTACAGCACTTTATTTCGTAGGAATAAATGAAACAACTAATTCAGTGATAAGAGATATGGAACTTCGCATCGTACTCCTATTTCTTGTTTATATTGGATATTTATGGACTTTTACAAATTTTTCTGTGTGGATATCTCTTAAATCTTCTAACTCAAGAAGCGCTCTTTTAACACTCTTAATATTTTGGGTGGTAACCGGAATTATTATTCCTAAAACTTCGGCAAACTTAGGTGAAACACTACACCCATTACCTTCTATGAAAATATACAAAGAAGGTATACAACATGATATTGCAAATGGAATGGCAATAAATGAATCTAAAGAAAAAAGGTTAGTCAAACTAAAAGAAAATTATTTACAAAAATATAATGTTGATTCCATTCATAAACTCCCCTTAAATTTTAGTGGAATAGAAATGCAAGAAGGTGAAGAGTACGCTAATAAAGTATACGATTTTCATGAAAAAAAACTACATAAAAAATTTGAGCTTCAAAATAAAACAGAAAGCTTAATGAGCTTTGTTGCCCCCTACATAGCTATTAGAAATCTTTCTATGGCTTTTACTGCTACCGACTGGCACAGTTTCAATGATTTTCAAAGAAAAACAAAAACATACCGCAGGCATTTAATACGAACAATGAATAATGACATGGCAAAAAATTCACGCCATGGAGAGTTTTATGAGTACAAAGCTGGAAAAAACTTATGGGAAACAATCTCAGATTTCAAGTATAAAACACTTTTTGTAACCAAAGTATTAAAATATTACAGGATAGAACTAGCTTCATTAACCTTTTGGTTTTTGGCAATGTTACTTCTAATACCCTCTTCTTTTAAAAGCAAAATGATATGAAGTTAATTTTACTATTATGGCAACGTGAAGGTATTTCTATTATTAGAAATATCTTTCAAATGATTCTATTAATCTCCATTGTTTTTTTAGGAATCTATGCGATATATTATGGGTATTCTACAATAACGAAACAACAGAAAACAATTGAAAATGTTCAAACTATTGAAAAAAATGAATTTAAGAACTATATAAATAGTTTCAGTAACAAACGTACATCCGTCAAAGAAAAACAATTATTCAATATAGCTTCTGACCCAGCTTACGCATGGTATAGACATGAATATCATGCGGTTTTAAATCCTCATAGTTTAGCGCATATGTCATTAGGCCAAAGAGATATAGAACCTTATTACCGTAAACTAACAGCTGCGAGCCTATATTATCAATTGTTTGAAAATGAATTAGCCAATCCTCTAAAACTATACATAGGAAATTTTGACCTTTCTTTTGTTCTTATTTATTTATTTCCCTTACTTATAATAGTCTTTACTTACGGATTATACGCTGAAGAAAAAGAAAACGGAATGCTTCCTCTATTAAGGTTACAAACCGTAGGATTAAGAAAAATATTATTGATTAGAATTTCTTTTTATTACCTCTTAATTGTAGGCTTAGGAATCCTTTTATCTTCTATTGGTTTTTTTATAGCTCCTAAAACAGAAAATTTAACCATCTTTTTATGGATAGCTACCATTTTATGCTACTTCAGTTTTTGGTTTGCTTTAATGTTCTTTTTAGTTAGTCTTAAAAAAAACTCTTCTCTAACAGCAATCTCTGCTGCTGGTTTATGGCTTCTATTTCTAATTGTTTTACCAGCCATATTAAATGTATATGCAAACATTGCATACCCAATAGATAATATGTCGCTTGCTGATATTACCCGAAGAAAAAGCCTCGAAAACGAAGAAGATTTAGACGAAGCTAAGGCTGTTATTGAGGAATATTTACACCATCGAGATGACTTAAAAGGTGCTAAGGCTTTAATTGATGTAAACACAATGTCCAAAGCTTATGCTGCCTTTACCGCACTCAACGACAACCACCATAAAAAGGAAGTCGTTGATTATTTTAACCAAATTGAACTACGTCAAAAATGGATTTCATTATTTCAATGGGCTAATCCTGCTGTAAATACACAAAGTATTTTGAATGAAATTACCGAAACGGATGCTGTAATTTTTCAAGCCTTTCATCAATCAATTACTAATTTTCACAAAGAGATTACTCATTTTTATTTCGATAAATTGTTTTTAAACAAACAAATAAAAAATAAAGACTACGAAAATCTTCCTAAATTCAATTTAACAGTAGACTACATATCCAAAATCCAAAATATTAAAGGTGGTTTAATAGAAATTATAATCATCTCTTTTTTCCTTTTTGGTTTATCATTAGTTCTTTTCAATAAAACTATTTTCTTAAAGGCCCTTAAAAAATAGCTTCTTAAAATATATTTCTATGAAATTTACATTGCGAAAGCCTAAAAAAAAACACGATTTTATTAACGATAGTTTATGGAAACTAATGTTAAAACTATCTATCCCTGCTATTTTAGGGATGATGGTTGTATCTATTAATGGGCTCATTGATATATTTTACACTAGTTATTTTATAGGAATCAAAGCCTTTACAGGGGTATCAATGTTGTTTCCTTTAATGCTAGTAGTTACAAGTGTTACTGTTTTTGTTGCTGCTGGCTCCGCATCGGTTCTTAGTAGAGCTATAGGTGCAAATAATATTGAAATTCAACAAAAAATAATCCCTAATATGATAGCACTATCCTTAATTGGAGCTGCTATAATCACAATCCCTGGCATAATTTTTTCTCATGAAATAGTTTCACTATTAGGTATATCAGAAGAATTATTCACCTATGCTTTAAATTATTATACCGTATATATTCTTGGTGCATTTTTTAGTATCTACGGGCTTTCAGCCAATAGTTTAATACGCGCTGAAGGTAAAATAGGCCAAGCCATGCGTTTTACTTTAATCTCTGTAGTCCTAAACCTTCTACTAACTCCTTTATTTATTGGAGTATTTGACATGGGAGTTGCTGGGGCTGCATGGAGCAGTATTCTAACAATGTTTTTATATAGCGCCTTAACATCTTTATATTTCATTCAAGGAAAGGCAACATTTAGCACCACTAAGTTTCGTATAAAATTAGAACCTAAAATTCTTAAGAGTGTCTTAAGTATTGGCTTTTCAGCATTTTCAATGCAGCTCTCTAATATATTTAGACAGTTTATATTATTTAGATTAGTAGTAATATATGGTAACCTAGAGGCAATGGCTTTTTTTAATGCAGCTTTTAGAATGTTTTCCTTTTTAGCGATTCCTATTTTAGGACTTTATCAGTCAATGCAACCAATTATCGGAATTAATTATGGTGCCAAAAAAAAACACAGGTGTATTAAAAGTGTCTCTATTTATAGGCTAGCAGGAATTACGCTTGGTATAGTACTGGTAATTCCTATGCTTATTTTTCCTGAAGTTATAATTAATATTATGCTACCTAATAAAGAACTTAGTCAAACAGAAATATTAAATCTGCAAATGATTTTGTGCATTTTATTATTTATACCAATATCATCTAGTAGCATCGTACTTTTTCAAGGTATAGGTAAAGCTAAATTGGCTACCTTATTGCCAGTAGGTCGTCAGCTATTCCTTTTCGTTCCAATTATATTAATTTTCACCAAATACTACACTATTCAAGGAGTGTATTATGGCCTTTTATTAGAAAGTGCACTTTATGCTTTAGTTTTATGGATTATATCTCGACGAACTCTTCAAAAACTATAACTATACATAACGTCATAAGAAACAGAAAGTTTAATCATTAAGATAATTATTTTTTTTGAGCTACAACATGAAAAACATGCCAAAATTTTTCTTTCCCTGATAATGTTTTTCCTTCTTTAGTAGTTTCCTTAAAATATAATAATTCAAAACCTTCAAATAAACTCTTTATAGCCTTTTCATCGTGAAAGATCATTTCATTATTAGAACTCCATGAGTCCTTTACTCCAAAAAAATGCCCACAAAAATAACCTTTAGTATTAATACTTTTAAGAATAACAGCCCAAAGATTTTCAAATTTATCTGGATGGCAAAAAGGCAAAGAAAAGGTTGCATTAACCAGATCAACACTAGGCAACTCTTTTAAACTTTCAAAAGAAGTACTTTTAAAAGTAATTTTGGGTATGTGTTCAGTCTTTATATTCTTTTGTATATGCAACAAAGAATCTGATTCTTTATCTATAGCCAATACCTCTAAACCTTCATTTAGCATCGCAAAAGTATCCACCCCATTACCACAGCCTAAATCAATAGCTTTAAATTCGTTTAAATCACCTTTACTTTTCATTAAAACTAACGCCTGACTCAGTGTATAAGCAGGAGGATGATTTTCTTTACCTACTTTATCGTAATGTACTTTCCACATCTTTTTTTCATTCTTGTTCTTAACAAAAATAACGAAGTAATTACTTTTACAGCAATAATTTATCGATTCTTTAACACCTTTTTTTATACGTTTTTAAAATTTCAATTCAACCTATATTCACCGCATCTTATTTCTTTTAATTGACTATTACTTCATCTATAAATCACATAAATTTCCATTTAAAATTAATCAATAAAAAAACCTAAACAATAAAGATATTGTTTAGGTTTAAATAATTTAACACTATTAAAATAGCCATTTAGGTACTTTTATTTAATATTCAAAAGTTCCAAATTCACTATTTATAGTTAATTTCTTAGTTTCAGAAGCTTCTACTCTACCTACAATTTGAGCATTTACATTGTATGATTTAGAAATAGCTATAATATTTTCAGCTATTTCTGGAGATACATAAAGCTCCATTCTATGCCCACAGTTAAATACTTGATACATTTCTTTCCAATCTGTTTTAGATTGTTCTTGTATCAATTTAAATAAAGGAGGTATTGGAAACATATTATCTTTTACAATATGTAGTGCATCTACAAAATGTAAAATTTTAGTTTGTGCTCCACCAGAACAATGAATCATTCCGTGAACAGTATCTGAATTAAATTTTGATAAAATTTCTTTAATAATTGGTGCATACGTTCTTGTTGGAGACAATACTAATTTACCAGCATCAATTGGAGAATTTTCAACAGCATCAGTTAATTTTGCTTTTCCTGAATATACTAAATCTGCAGGAACTGCTGCATCATAACTTTCAGGATATTTAGCCGCTAAATAATTATCAAAAACATCGTGTCTTGCAGAAGTTAATCCGTTAGAGCCCATTCCGCCATTATATTCAGTTTCATAACTTGCTTGTCCAAAAGATTCTAAACCAACAATTACATCGCCTGCTTTTATATTTGCATTATCAACAACATCAGTACGTTTCATACGAGCTGTTACTGTAGAATCTACAATAATTGTACGTACTAAATCACCAACATCGGCAGTTTCACCTCCTGTAGAATGAATCGTTACTCCAAAACCTTTAAGATCTTCAATTAACTCTTCAGTTCCGTTAATAATTGCAGATAAAACTTCTCCTGGAATTTTACTTTTATTACGTCCAATAGTAGAAGATAACATAATGTTATCTGTAGCACCAACACATAACAAATCGTCGATATTCATTATTAAAGCATCTTGCGCAATACCTTTCCAAACAGAAATATCTCCTGTTTCTTTCCAATACATGTATGCTAACGATGATTTTGTACCTGCTCCATCAGCATGCATAATCAAACAATAATCTTCATCGTTTGTTAAATAATCTGGAACAATTTTACAGAAAGCTTTCGGAAATAATCCTTTATCGATATTCTTAATTGCATTATGCACATCTTCTTTAGATGCTGAAACTCCGCGTTGTGCATAGCGCTTAGATACTTCGTTACTCATGTGTTATGTTGTTGTTTTGTTGCCGCGAAATTACTCTAAAAACGGCAAATATTCAAAGTTATTAAAGCTTTTTACTTCTACGTTCATACAAAACAGTATCTCTCCATACACAATCTTGTTCTGCTATTTTTTCTCTAACACCAATTAATCTAAATTCATTTTTAGGATATAGCTTAACACTTCCTATATTTTCAGGAAATAAACTAGCATATAAAGTCCAAATCCCGTTTTCTTCAGATGATTTTATAAGTTTTTTTATTAATTCTCCTCCAACTCCTTTGTCTGAAGAATCCAAAGAAACATATACACTTACTTCTGCCACACCTTTATAGGCTTCTCTTTTAGAAACAGGTGCAATTGCGCACCACCCAATTATCTCATCGTTATCTATTGCTACAAATCTTGAATGCGTATGATGGTTTTCATTCCAATCATTCCATTTTGGAACTCTAGCTCTAAAAGTTGCCTTTTTTGTATCTATACCGTCTTTATAAATAATTGCAACTTCACACCAATGTTCTTCTTTTAGTTTTTTAATTTTCCTAATAAAAATGATTAAGAAGTGGAGTTCGGAAAATTTTTAATCTTACAATTTAACGTGTAAACAGCAACTCTCTATATTTTGTTAAAGGCCATAAATTATCATCAACCATTAACTCTAACTTATCGCAGTGATAACGAATTTCATCAAAAAACGGCTTTACTTTATCACAGTAAGCATCTGCATTTTTTTGCCCATCAAACTTGTTTGCTTTTTTGCGCTCTTCAGTCATCTTTTCAATTTTAGAATTGATTCCTGATATATGACCAGATATTTTCTGAATTAAATCAATTTGTTCTTTTGCGTATTGCTCAAAACCTTTTCCAAAGATTTCTTTTAATCCTTTTACATTTTCTATTAATGTATTTTGATATTGAATCGCTGTAGGAATTACATGATTTCTTGCAACATCTCCTAAAACTCTACTTTCTATTTGAATTCGCTTAGAATATTCTTCTAATTCAATTTCATGACGTGCGGCTACTTCTACTTTATTCATCACATTCATTTCTTCAAAAAGTGAAATTGCTTTTTTTGAAATTTTTGCTTTTAAGGCCTCAGGGGTTGTTTTATTATTGCTCAACCCTCTTTTTACTGCTTCTTTCTCCCATGCATCTCCATAACCATCACCTTCAAATCTAATTTTCTTTGATGCTTTAATGTATTCTCTTAATACATTAAAAACAGCTTCGTCTTTTTTAAGATTCTTTGCTTCAACCAATTCATCTACCTCAACTTTAAATTCTTTTAATTGCTTTGCTATAATTGTGTTTAAAACCGTCATTGGTCCTGCACAGTTAGACCAAGAACCTACAGCTCTTAATTCAAACTTATTACCTGTAAAAGCAAAAGGTGAAGTTCTATTTCTATCGGTATTATCTAATAATATTTCAGGTATTTTACCTACAATATTTAGCTTTAAATCAGTTTTCTCTTTAGGTGATAATTTACCTTTTGTTACATTTTCTAACTCATCTAACACCGCTGATAATTGCGAACCAATAAACACTGATATTATTGCTGGAGGCGCTTCGTTAGCACCCAAACGATGATCATTACTTGCGCTTGCTATTGAAGCTCTAATTAATTCTTCATAATCATGAACCGCCTTAATTGTGTTTACAAAAAAGGCT
This genomic stretch from Tenacibaculum sp. Bg11-29 harbors:
- a CDS encoding DUF3526 domain-containing protein, whose product is MKSQIFLIAKKELKGVIRQSSLKILFTIIIILLGFAVYGGHIAYKHQITMVETAQEERRAEWLDQGNKHPHIAAHYGTFVFKQKTLLSLFDFGLDTYTGTSVYLEAHYPHEFMFRPVQGYGNMIRFGELSAALVLQLLLPLLIIFITFQTFTKERETGTFKLLVSQGVSIRTIYLGKVLAYFIIISIIIVPFFTALYFVGINETTNSVIRDMELRIVLLFLVYIGYLWTFTNFSVWISLKSSNSRSALLTLLIFWVVTGIIIPKTSANLGETLHPLPSMKIYKEGIQHDIANGMAINESKEKRLVKLKENYLQKYNVDSIHKLPLNFSGIEMQEGEEYANKVYDFHEKKLHKKFELQNKTESLMSFVAPYIAIRNLSMAFTATDWHSFNDFQRKTKTYRRHLIRTMNNDMAKNSRHGEFYEYKAGKNLWETISDFKYKTLFVTKVLKYYRIELASLTFWFLAMLLLIPSSFKSKMI
- a CDS encoding DUF3526 domain-containing protein, with the protein product MKLILLLWQREGISIIRNIFQMILLISIVFLGIYAIYYGYSTITKQQKTIENVQTIEKNEFKNYINSFSNKRTSVKEKQLFNIASDPAYAWYRHEYHAVLNPHSLAHMSLGQRDIEPYYRKLTAASLYYQLFENELANPLKLYIGNFDLSFVLIYLFPLLIIVFTYGLYAEEKENGMLPLLRLQTVGLRKILLIRISFYYLLIVGLGILLSSIGFFIAPKTENLTIFLWIATILCYFSFWFALMFFLVSLKKNSSLTAISAAGLWLLFLIVLPAILNVYANIAYPIDNMSLADITRRKSLENEEDLDEAKAVIEEYLHHRDDLKGAKALIDVNTMSKAYAAFTALNDNHHKKEVVDYFNQIELRQKWISLFQWANPAVNTQSILNEITETDAVIFQAFHQSITNFHKEITHFYFDKLFLNKQIKNKDYENLPKFNLTVDYISKIQNIKGGLIEIIIISFFLFGLSLVLFNKTIFLKALKK
- a CDS encoding MATE family efflux transporter → MKFTLRKPKKKHDFINDSLWKLMLKLSIPAILGMMVVSINGLIDIFYTSYFIGIKAFTGVSMLFPLMLVVTSVTVFVAAGSASVLSRAIGANNIEIQQKIIPNMIALSLIGAAIITIPGIIFSHEIVSLLGISEELFTYALNYYTVYILGAFFSIYGLSANSLIRAEGKIGQAMRFTLISVVLNLLLTPLFIGVFDMGVAGAAWSSILTMFLYSALTSLYFIQGKATFSTTKFRIKLEPKILKSVLSIGFSAFSMQLSNIFRQFILFRLVVIYGNLEAMAFFNAAFRMFSFLAIPILGLYQSMQPIIGINYGAKKKHRCIKSVSIYRLAGITLGIVLVIPMLIFPEVIINIMLPNKELSQTEILNLQMILCILLFIPISSSSIVLFQGIGKAKLATLLPVGRQLFLFVPIILIFTKYYTIQGVYYGLLLESALYALVLWIISRRTLQKL
- a CDS encoding class I SAM-dependent methyltransferase; amino-acid sequence: MWKVHYDKVGKENHPPAYTLSQALVLMKSKGDLNEFKAIDLGCGNGVDTFAMLNEGLEVLAIDKESDSLLHIQKNIKTEHIPKITFKSTSFESLKELPSVDLVNATFSLPFCHPDKFENLWAVILKSINTKGYFCGHFFGVKDSWSSNNEMIFHDEKAIKSLFEGFELLYFKETTKEGKTLSGKEKFWHVFHVVAQKK
- a CDS encoding AIR synthase related protein codes for the protein MSNEVSKRYAQRGVSASKEDVHNAIKNIDKGLFPKAFCKIVPDYLTNDEDYCLIMHADGAGTKSSLAYMYWKETGDISVWKGIAQDALIMNIDDLLCVGATDNIMLSSTIGRNKSKIPGEVLSAIINGTEELIEDLKGFGVTIHSTGGETADVGDLVRTIIVDSTVTARMKRTDVVDNANIKAGDVIVGLESFGQASYETEYNGGMGSNGLTSARHDVFDNYLAAKYPESYDAAVPADLVYSGKAKLTDAVENSPIDAGKLVLSPTRTYAPIIKEILSKFNSDTVHGMIHCSGGAQTKILHFVDALHIVKDNMFPIPPLFKLIQEQSKTDWKEMYQVFNCGHRMELYVSPEIAENIIAISKSYNVNAQIVGRVEASETKKLTINSEFGTFEY
- a CDS encoding GNAT family N-acetyltransferase, whose amino-acid sequence is MIFIRKIKKLKEEHWCEVAIIYKDGIDTKKATFRARVPKWNDWNENHHTHSRFVAIDNDEIIGWCAIAPVSKREAYKGVAEVSVYVSLDSSDKGVGGELIKKLIKSSEENGIWTLYASLFPENIGSVKLYPKNEFRLIGVREKIAEQDCVWRDTVLYERRSKKL